A portion of the Thunnus albacares chromosome 23, fThuAlb1.1, whole genome shotgun sequence genome contains these proteins:
- the LOC122975343 gene encoding uncharacterized protein LOC122975343 isoform X4 produces the protein MRCDLDVHTVSESDKDVEKQSPNFVVEEQCTAAVGQELEEDSSTDSKAKQAEFTPKSKEMGDCTTSASGNHSTGTLLSAIKSSKHAPESESVEKSASVASDLPIKKHLDVTMTAFGDGKLMYSDDCCEDETFVSSNDESFHSKWWCDKPLQKVTTLHYTLTALRELITSLEKVETIAEMDNFSEVILQQYWNGDIDNIHLFTSTEYPQIMVNVAATCTKNEEECPVVLTAVSGITLDELTERHSILTQLMFNCSSSQKEWRSVWLNTNKKLDDIDQEPSVSGSLKHMTVKERGFTGLKPAETAGLDSVQVVTDVSKDLPPESDSVVSENKTFELMSPTDKHNANTNKQKNTEDQQHCCVTCDEVIALSKPNSLIDQIQNVVSIPTYQSEQSFAGAREEAGSVYSPMDLSVALSENEVKEQAPLSESEDEEVLSPKFLKDPQYEDISDDDVPPLSTELPKTEHEELSFPTRFGDPQYEEISEDENSQIENPSFSQLPEPNNKRSLFENEGYRQSQAQMKKISAETLIPKKQVSPKTLVLAAQYHCCPHLVLSGDGFEGLSCPKCDREGYMARRTNHSVSYSPSNVLKYDDQTEEDTDDDCLVIPITMSDLKSGLEDEDQDGPEEVVRDDGENGDNERQGGTSPTHDALHVPAPKPVPASDSTLLEIYDTMEIFLQVKSARGGNCFEVAPGRSTPEHGMDSEGEPHTPQERRESYSEPEDSCETEDSCDYSSASEHNYLTVPRQLLKRSAPPPPERDHSVSEKESDSDEASNSNPSKHVQPKTNKQRISKKEEIIIINTDTEDEGDHNCNKKVKRKRLFSRLVNIGDTLCSQQKRHSPETEDSPCGTVKERFKKNRQPSADLPAPHRQSKAKESQLKGLMEDACPGQSHSTEKSGQLTEASAGFEQHKINREMISKKQSVIILNSDTEDESGYNYKEAKRKRLYLPGSADSGDAPHVQRKRRSDEIVDTQYGTANEKLKKPRLSLADFSMPQHQTKVHETMRKSGQLIEPKPRFEHIQHKTTRQTTSKEERTVFHGSEKVVKSGHFCKKKEKDSGNDSFATQNGPSTETVDRLSCEDSPEKQPLSVDKVVGSSLVTNPVIHRLVVEESFQPNNYLKLYKDSRVHNKDKDETWVPQTPTATSEKSDSCYRNKPYLYRNKKGQFVSKPKPAKERHSHETKNERQANITKPKLVSRQPSLPSQEGQFTSTSSLSSTRGQLSEARGSSTSSRHWSQSEAVSASSAPPKSKQSPPISRHLSSSKLQRSYSYSSHSTSDHHHHTTKGPSSSVNTQSSARKQVIQDWHNSYFPTRRDRKTSLGMEEDLRTTNNDSQREARPGPSHYERAPRQRHRSYDPPTALMKKSIHEAKQWTNHIHREAPREPRSVGRGYKWSENSLATPTKGSGRKRKKCRFSPRPHQ, from the exons ATGCGATGCGATCTGGATGTCCACACAG TCTCTGAATCTGACAAAGATGTGGAGAAGCAAAGTCCTAACTTTGTTGTGGAAGAGCAGTGCACTGCTGCAGTTGGACAAGAACTTGAAGAGGATAGCTCAACGgacagcaaagcaaagcaagCTGAGTTTACTCCAAAGTCTAAAGAGATGGGCGATTGTACTACATCGGCATCAGGGAACCATTCAACAGGTACACTACTCTCTGCAATAAAAAGCTCAAAACATGCTCCTGAAAGTGAATCTGTTGAGAAGAGTGCATCTGTAGCTAGTGATTtaccaataaaaaaacacttggatGTAACTATGACTGCATTTGGTGATGGCAAACTTATGTATTCAGATGACTGCTGTGAAGATGAAACTTTTGTCAGTAGCAATGACGAAAGTTTCCATAGTAAATGGTGGTGTGATAAGCCCTTACAGAAAGTGACCACTCTTCATTATACATTAACTGCACTGAGGGAGCTGATTACTAGTCTGGAGAAGGTAGAGACTATTGCAGAAATGGACAACTTTTCTGAAGTCATACTGCAACAATATTGGAATGGGGATATAGATAACATTCATCTCTTTACATCCACAGAATATCCACAGATTATGGTGAACGTTGCTGCCACTTGCACAAAGAATGAAGAGGAGTGTCCAGTGGTTCTCACCGCAGTGTCTGGAATTACCTTGGATGAACTGACTGAAAGGCATTCCATTCTTACCCAGTTAATGTTCAACTGCAGCTCATCACAAAAGGAGTGGAGGTCTGTTTGGTTAAATACCAACAAGAAGTTGGATGACATAGACCAAGAGCCCAGTGTTTCTGGGTCTCTCAAACACAtgacagtgaaagagagaggattTACAGGCCTGAAACCAGCGGAGACAGCAGGGTTGGACAGTGTGCAAGTTGTGACTGACGTCTCAAAAGATCTTCCACCAGAGTCAGATTCAGTGGtatctgaaaacaaaacatttgaactcATGTCACCCACTGACAAGcacaatgcaaatacaaataaacagaaaaacactgaagatCAACAACATTGCTGTGTTACCTGTGACGAAGTAATTGCACTGTCTAAGCCAAATTCATTAATTGATCAAATTCAGAATGTAGTTTCAATTCCTACATACCAAAGTGAACAAAGTTTTGCAGGTGCGAGGGAGGAAGCAGGTTCTGTGTATTCACCAATGGATTTAAGCGTTGCACTTTCTGAAAACGAAGTCAAAGAACAGGCCCCTCTATCTGAAAGTGAGGATGAGGAAGTACTTTCTCCGAAATTTTTAAAAGATCCACAATATGAAGACATTTCAGATGATGATGTGCCACCATTGTCCACAGAACTACCAAAAACTGAGCATGAGGAATTAAGCTTTCCAACACGTTTTGGAGACCCACAGTATGAAGAAATAAGTGAAGATGAAAATTCACAGATTGAGAATCCTTCATTTTCACAACTACCTGAACCTAACAATAAGCGGTCACTATTTGAAAATGAAGGCTACAGACAGAGTCAGGCTCAGATGAAGAAAATTTCAGCTGAGACACTGATTCCAAAGAAACAGGTTTCACCAAAGACACTAGTACTTGCAGCACAATATCACTGTTGTCCACATCTTGTTCTGTCTGGTGATGGTTTTGAAGGTCTATCATGTCCTAAATGTGACAGGGAGGGATATATGGCAAGGCGAACAAACCACTCTGTTTCATATAGTCCTTCCAATGTTTTGAAATATGATGATCAGACTGAGGAGGATACTGATGATGACTGCCTAGTCATACCTATAACCATGTCAGACCTTAAATCTGGACTAGAAGATGAAGACCAGGATGGCCCTGAAGAAGTTGTGCGAGATGATGGTGAAAATGGAGACAATGAAAGACAGGGTGGCACAAGTCCAACACACGATGCCTTACATGTCCCAGCTCCAAAACCAGTACCAGCTTCTGATTCTACCCTTTTAGAGATCTATGACACAATGGAGATTTTTCTACAAGTAAAATCTGCACGGGGTGGAAATTGTTTTGAAGTGGCACCAGGCAGGAGCACACCAGAACATGGAATGGACTCTGAGGGAGAACCACATACACcccaggagaggagagagtccTACTCTGAGCCTGAAGACAGCTGTGAAACTGAAGACAGTTGTGATTACTCATCTGCATCAGAACACAACTATTTGACTGTGCCCAGACAGTTGTTGAAGAGGTCAGCACCTCCGCCCCCAGAGAGAGATCATTCTGTGTCTGAAAAAGAGAGTGACAGTGATGAAGCTTCTAACTCTAACCCTTCTAAGCATGTTCAAcccaaaaccaacaaacaaagaatttctaaaaaggaagaaataataatcattaataCTGACACAGAGGATGAAGGTGACCACAACTGCAACAAGAAGGTGAAAAGGAAGAGATTGTTTTCAAGATTAGTGAACATTGGAGACACCCTATGTAGTCAACAAAAGAGACATTCACCTGAAACTGAGGACAGTCCATGTGGGACTGTTAAagaaaggtttaaaaaaaacagacagccATCTGCAGACTTACCAGCACCACACCGCCAGTCTAAAGCAAAAGAGTCACAGTTAAAAGGTCTGATGGAGGATGCATGCCCTGGACAGTCACACAGCACTGAAAAGAGTGGACAGCTGACTGAGGCCAGTGCTGGCTTTGAGCAACATAAGATCAACAGAGAAATGATCTCAAAAAAGCAAAGTGTAataatcctgaactctgacaCAGAGGATGAAAGTGGATATAACTATAAAGAGGCAAAGAGGAAGAGATTATATTTGCCAGGGTCAGCTGACAGTGGTGATGCCCCTCATGTTCAACGAAAGAGACGTTCAGATGAAATTGTGGACACTCAGTATGGAACTGCAaatgaaaagcttaaaaaaccCAGACTGTCACTTGCGGACTTCTCAATGCCACAGCACCAGACTAAAGTTCATGAAACTATGAGAAAGAGTGGACAGCTGATTGAACCCAAACCAAGGTTTGAGCATATTCAACACAAGACCACCAGACAAACAACCTCAAAAGAAGAGAGAACAGTTTTCCATGGTTCTGAGAAAGTGGTTAAAAGTGGCCATTTCtgcaaaaagaaggaaaaggacAGTGGCAATGATTCATTTGCTACACAAAATGGACCTTCAACTGAAACTGTGGACCGACTGTCATGTGAAGACTCACCAGAGAAACAGCCCCTGTCTGTAGACAAGGTGGTGGGCTCTAGTTTGGTTACTAATCCTGTGATTCATCGCCTTGTTGTTGAGGAATCTTTTCAACCCAATAATTATTTGAAGCTTTATAAAGACTCTAGAGTCCATAACAAGGATAAAGATGAAACTTGGGTTCCACAGACCCCCACTGCAACTAGTGAGAAGAGTGACTCCTGTTACAGAAATAAACCTTATCtgtacagaaataaaaaaggacaaTTTGTATCCAAACCAAAACCTGCAAAGGAAAGACACTCTCATGAAACAAAGAATGAGAGACaagcaaacataacaaaacCCAAATTGGTTTCAAGGCAACCATCATTACCTAGCCAAGAAGGCCAATTCACCTCCACCAGTAGCTTGTCATCCACACGTGGACAACTTTCTGAGGCCAGAGGAAGCTCAACCTCCTCAAGACATTGGTCTCAGTCTGAAGCAGTCTCCGCCTCCTCGGCTCCTCCTAAATCAAAGCAGAGTCCACCTATTTCCAGACATCTATCTTCATCCAAACTACAGCGGTCTTACTCTTATAGCAGCCACTCAACatctgatcat
- the LOC122975343 gene encoding uncharacterized protein LOC122975343 isoform X3 — MRSGCPHRQGGAYPAFQHLSNIGALTSPQDNNVRPEPVAHPENEKQNIMVAISYSTELRNVNDSHSSAQHSSYFGTSANENFDRQSIYNSGQQKECSKSNFSRNSLEGSNLNKNNGLQLRNGAFLASTNAAVLQEDSLGVLTKTFSSRQRSSVLESKWQSSCPLLQSLLTGNPPDFKSFFTTSHSSSEKTNSNMELIASDHLSDERHRKSRHMRRSLPTPNCGQTRTQNPDQSGGTYPTLHQQQVCSPSLSGAPSTGKDLPVGLTKPPTDEEIQNHISKRLKEFRKIIMDSQGLTLSNKGGNFSTNDLDSTLQSGCTMSKSNSVTLISTVSESDKDVEKQSPNFVVEEQCTAAVGQELEEDSSTDSKAKQAEFTPKSKEMGDCTTSASGNHSTEYPQIMVNVAATCTKNEEECPVVLTAVSGITLDELTERHSILTQLMFNCSSSQKEWRSVWLNTNKKLDDIDQEPSVSGSLKHMTVKERGFTGLKPAETAGLDSVQVVTDVSKDLPPESDSVVSENKTFELMSPTDKHNANTNKQKNTEDQQHCCVTCDEVIALSKPNSLIDQIQNVVSIPTYQSEQSFAGAREEAGSVYSPMDLSVALSENEVKEQAPLSESEDEEVLSPKFLKDPQYEDISDDDVPPLSTELPKTEHEELSFPTRFGDPQYEEISEDENSQIENPSFSQLPEPNNKRSLFENEGYRQSQAQMKKISAETLIPKKQVSPKTLVLAAQYHCCPHLVLSGDGFEGLSCPKCDREGYMARRTNHSVSYSPSNVLKYDDQTEEDTDDDCLVIPITMSDLKSGLEDEDQDGPEEVVRDDGENGDNERQGGTSPTHDALHVPAPKPVPASDSTLLEIYDTMEIFLQVKSARGGNCFEVAPGRSTPEHGMDSEGEPHTPQERRESYSEPEDSCETEDSCDYSSASEHNYLTVPRQLLKRSAPPPPERDHSVSEKESDSDEASNSNPSKHVQPKTNKQRISKKEEIIIINTDTEDEGDHNCNKKVKRKRLFSRLVNIGDTLCSQQKRHSPETEDSPCGTVKERFKKNRQPSADLPAPHRQSKAKESQLKGLMEDACPGQSHSTEKSGQLTEASAGFEQHKINREMISKKQSVIILNSDTEDESGYNYKEAKRKRLYLPGSADSGDAPHVQRKRRSDEIVDTQYGTANEKLKKPRLSLADFSMPQHQTKVHETMRKSGQLIEPKPRFEHIQHKTTRQTTSKEERTVFHGSEKVVKSGHFCKKKEKDSGNDSFATQNGPSTETVDRLSCEDSPEKQPLSVDKVVGSSLVTNPVIHRLVVEESFQPNNYLKLYKDSRVHNKDKDETWVPQTPTATSEKSDSCYRNKPYLYRNKKGQFVSKPKPAKERHSHETKNERQANITKPKLVSRQPSLPSQEGQFTSTSSLSSTRGQLSEARGSSTSSRHWSQSEAVSASSAPPKSKQSPPISRHLSSSKLQRSYSYSSHSTSDHHHHTTKGPSSSVNTQSSARKQVIQDWHNSYFPTRRDRKTSLGMEEDLRTTNNDSQREARPGPSHYERAPRQRHRSYDPPTALMKKSIHEAKQWTNHIHREAPREPRSVGRGYKWSENSLATPTKGSGRKRKKCRFSPRPHQ, encoded by the exons ATGCGATCTGGATGTCCACACAGGCAAGGAGGGGCCTATCCTGCATTCCAACACCTGAGTAACATTGGTGCTCTTACATCACCTCAAGACAACAATGTTAGACCTGAACCAGTGGCTCACCctgagaatgaaaaacaaaacataatggTAGCCATTTCATATTCTACGGAGCTCAGAAACGTTAATGACTCTCATTCatcagcacagcacagcagttATTTTGGGACATCTGCTAATGAGAACTTTGATAGACAATCCATTTATAATAGTGGACAACAAAAGGAATGTTCCAAGAGCAATTTTAGTAGAAATTCCTTGGAAGGGTcaaatttgaacaaaaataatggACTGCAGCTGAGAAATGGTGCCTTCTTGGCCAGTACAAATGCTGCAGTACTTCAGGAAGACAGCCTTGGAGTcctgacaaaaacattttcttcacgACAGCGTTCTTCTGTGCTTGAGAGCAAATGGCAGAGTTCTTGCCCACTGCTGCAATCCTTACTGACAGGAAATCCTCCAGATTTCAAATCCTTTTTCACCACCTCCCATTCTTCATCAGAGAAAACAAATTCCAACATGGAACTCATTGCTAGTGATCATTTATCAGATGAAAGACACCGCAAGAGTCGGCACATGAGACGTTCGCTACCTACTCCTAATTGTGGACAGACTAGAACACAAAACCCAGATCAGTCAGGAGGAACTTATCCTACACTCCACCAGCAGCAGgtctgctctccctctctcagtgGTGCACCATCCACTGGCAAGGACTTGCCAGTTGGATTAACAAAACCACCTACTGATGAAGAAATACAGAACCATATTTCAAAAAGGCTGAAAGAGTTTAGAAAGATTATTATGGACAGCCAGGGACTCACACTCTCCAATAAGGGGGGGAATTTTAGCACCAACGACCTGGACTCCACACTCCAGTCTGGCTGCACCATGTCAAAGTCTAACAGTGTTACCCTTATCTCCACAGTCTCTGAATCTGACAAAGATGTGGAGAAGCAAAGTCCTAACTTTGTTGTGGAAGAGCAGTGCACTGCTGCAGTTGGACAAGAACTTGAAGAGGATAGCTCAACGgacagcaaagcaaagcaagCTGAGTTTACTCCAAAGTCTAAAGAGATGGGCGATTGTACTACATCGGCATCAGGGAACCATTCAACAG AATATCCACAGATTATGGTGAACGTTGCTGCCACTTGCACAAAGAATGAAGAGGAGTGTCCAGTGGTTCTCACCGCAGTGTCTGGAATTACCTTGGATGAACTGACTGAAAGGCATTCCATTCTTACCCAGTTAATGTTCAACTGCAGCTCATCACAAAAGGAGTGGAGGTCTGTTTGGTTAAATACCAACAAGAAGTTGGATGACATAGACCAAGAGCCCAGTGTTTCTGGGTCTCTCAAACACAtgacagtgaaagagagaggattTACAGGCCTGAAACCAGCGGAGACAGCAGGGTTGGACAGTGTGCAAGTTGTGACTGACGTCTCAAAAGATCTTCCACCAGAGTCAGATTCAGTGGtatctgaaaacaaaacatttgaactcATGTCACCCACTGACAAGcacaatgcaaatacaaataaacagaaaaacactgaagatCAACAACATTGCTGTGTTACCTGTGACGAAGTAATTGCACTGTCTAAGCCAAATTCATTAATTGATCAAATTCAGAATGTAGTTTCAATTCCTACATACCAAAGTGAACAAAGTTTTGCAGGTGCGAGGGAGGAAGCAGGTTCTGTGTATTCACCAATGGATTTAAGCGTTGCACTTTCTGAAAACGAAGTCAAAGAACAGGCCCCTCTATCTGAAAGTGAGGATGAGGAAGTACTTTCTCCGAAATTTTTAAAAGATCCACAATATGAAGACATTTCAGATGATGATGTGCCACCATTGTCCACAGAACTACCAAAAACTGAGCATGAGGAATTAAGCTTTCCAACACGTTTTGGAGACCCACAGTATGAAGAAATAAGTGAAGATGAAAATTCACAGATTGAGAATCCTTCATTTTCACAACTACCTGAACCTAACAATAAGCGGTCACTATTTGAAAATGAAGGCTACAGACAGAGTCAGGCTCAGATGAAGAAAATTTCAGCTGAGACACTGATTCCAAAGAAACAGGTTTCACCAAAGACACTAGTACTTGCAGCACAATATCACTGTTGTCCACATCTTGTTCTGTCTGGTGATGGTTTTGAAGGTCTATCATGTCCTAAATGTGACAGGGAGGGATATATGGCAAGGCGAACAAACCACTCTGTTTCATATAGTCCTTCCAATGTTTTGAAATATGATGATCAGACTGAGGAGGATACTGATGATGACTGCCTAGTCATACCTATAACCATGTCAGACCTTAAATCTGGACTAGAAGATGAAGACCAGGATGGCCCTGAAGAAGTTGTGCGAGATGATGGTGAAAATGGAGACAATGAAAGACAGGGTGGCACAAGTCCAACACACGATGCCTTACATGTCCCAGCTCCAAAACCAGTACCAGCTTCTGATTCTACCCTTTTAGAGATCTATGACACAATGGAGATTTTTCTACAAGTAAAATCTGCACGGGGTGGAAATTGTTTTGAAGTGGCACCAGGCAGGAGCACACCAGAACATGGAATGGACTCTGAGGGAGAACCACATACACcccaggagaggagagagtccTACTCTGAGCCTGAAGACAGCTGTGAAACTGAAGACAGTTGTGATTACTCATCTGCATCAGAACACAACTATTTGACTGTGCCCAGACAGTTGTTGAAGAGGTCAGCACCTCCGCCCCCAGAGAGAGATCATTCTGTGTCTGAAAAAGAGAGTGACAGTGATGAAGCTTCTAACTCTAACCCTTCTAAGCATGTTCAAcccaaaaccaacaaacaaagaatttctaaaaaggaagaaataataatcattaataCTGACACAGAGGATGAAGGTGACCACAACTGCAACAAGAAGGTGAAAAGGAAGAGATTGTTTTCAAGATTAGTGAACATTGGAGACACCCTATGTAGTCAACAAAAGAGACATTCACCTGAAACTGAGGACAGTCCATGTGGGACTGTTAAagaaaggtttaaaaaaaacagacagccATCTGCAGACTTACCAGCACCACACCGCCAGTCTAAAGCAAAAGAGTCACAGTTAAAAGGTCTGATGGAGGATGCATGCCCTGGACAGTCACACAGCACTGAAAAGAGTGGACAGCTGACTGAGGCCAGTGCTGGCTTTGAGCAACATAAGATCAACAGAGAAATGATCTCAAAAAAGCAAAGTGTAataatcctgaactctgacaCAGAGGATGAAAGTGGATATAACTATAAAGAGGCAAAGAGGAAGAGATTATATTTGCCAGGGTCAGCTGACAGTGGTGATGCCCCTCATGTTCAACGAAAGAGACGTTCAGATGAAATTGTGGACACTCAGTATGGAACTGCAaatgaaaagcttaaaaaaccCAGACTGTCACTTGCGGACTTCTCAATGCCACAGCACCAGACTAAAGTTCATGAAACTATGAGAAAGAGTGGACAGCTGATTGAACCCAAACCAAGGTTTGAGCATATTCAACACAAGACCACCAGACAAACAACCTCAAAAGAAGAGAGAACAGTTTTCCATGGTTCTGAGAAAGTGGTTAAAAGTGGCCATTTCtgcaaaaagaaggaaaaggacAGTGGCAATGATTCATTTGCTACACAAAATGGACCTTCAACTGAAACTGTGGACCGACTGTCATGTGAAGACTCACCAGAGAAACAGCCCCTGTCTGTAGACAAGGTGGTGGGCTCTAGTTTGGTTACTAATCCTGTGATTCATCGCCTTGTTGTTGAGGAATCTTTTCAACCCAATAATTATTTGAAGCTTTATAAAGACTCTAGAGTCCATAACAAGGATAAAGATGAAACTTGGGTTCCACAGACCCCCACTGCAACTAGTGAGAAGAGTGACTCCTGTTACAGAAATAAACCTTATCtgtacagaaataaaaaaggacaaTTTGTATCCAAACCAAAACCTGCAAAGGAAAGACACTCTCATGAAACAAAGAATGAGAGACaagcaaacataacaaaacCCAAATTGGTTTCAAGGCAACCATCATTACCTAGCCAAGAAGGCCAATTCACCTCCACCAGTAGCTTGTCATCCACACGTGGACAACTTTCTGAGGCCAGAGGAAGCTCAACCTCCTCAAGACATTGGTCTCAGTCTGAAGCAGTCTCCGCCTCCTCGGCTCCTCCTAAATCAAAGCAGAGTCCACCTATTTCCAGACATCTATCTTCATCCAAACTACAGCGGTCTTACTCTTATAGCAGCCACTCAACatctgatcat